In a genomic window of Papilio machaon chromosome 4, ilPapMach1.1, whole genome shotgun sequence:
- the LOC106718446 gene encoding uncharacterized protein LOC106718446 isoform X1 — protein sequence MSIVNLYFKFFIVSSVQETVLVCSTGELLFSRLQKEGGGANAALTVLPPVAAHWEDMGKSSKAQAKEPEAVMSDVSAQRSGHGGHGGLGGHGEGLGKLYAPQFQRLKKSACCAICFRILFLAVGLLTVLQSIAVIVVSVTSALAIKIYSDDLSGRLVAIVVMLATATITISFVIYGSIGAVRKHRRPVQLAISVLVVIAVIQAVILSVSLNVTPEDEVKLGRFLSDSFKLARDDNPRHVKIWARTQHDLNCCGVYSAEDYRAPNFPSYFAANVPISCCPSYDPDRSELVQERERESCKAKKEYYDIGCRNLIINVFKDTLNTLFVVSMFAILLEIILIIIGAILARKDKDKLTNRNDVSPIDEVITTDKKGKGKP from the exons ATGtcaatagttaatttatattttaaatttttcattgtcAGTAGTGTACAGGAAACTGTGTTAGTTTGTTCTACGGGTGAGttgctttttagccgacttcaaaaagaaggag GTGGAGCGAATGCTGCGCTCACAGTACTCCCGCCCGTCGCCGCGCATTGGGAAGACATGGGAAAGTCAAGCAAGGCTCAag CAAAAGAGCCAGAAGCAGTGATGAGCGACGTGTCGGCCCAACGCAGCGGCCATGGCGGTCATGGAGGGCTCGGCGGTCACGGCGAGGGTCTGGGCAAGCTGTACGCGCCGCAGTTCCAGAGGCTGAAGAAAAGCGCTTGCTGCGCTATTTGTTTTAGGATATTGTTCCTCGCTGTTGGGCTTCTTACTGTg CTACAATCAATAGCGGTGATAGTTGTGTCGGTGACGTCAGCACTGGCCATCAAGATCTACAGTGACGACCTATCGGGACGGCTGGTGGCCATCGTGGTAATGCTCGCCACCGCGACGATAACCATCTCCTTTGTCATCTATGGTTCAATCGGCGCCGTCAGGAAGCATAGGCGACCAGTGCAGTTg GCAATCTCTGTGCTGGTCGTGATAGCAGTGATCCAAGCAGTGATACTGAGCGTATCTTTGAACGTGACGCCTGAGGATGAAGTCAAACTGGGCCGCTTCCTCTCAGATTCATTCAAGCTGGCGCGTGATGACAATCCCAGACACGTGAAGATCTGGGCACGGACACAGCATGAT CTCAACTGCTGCGGCGTGTACTCTGCAGAAGATTACCGGGCTCCAAACTTTCCGTCTTACTTCGCAGCGAATGTCCCCATCTCCTGTTGTCCCTCCTATGACCCGGACAGGTCAGAACTCGTGCAGGAAAGAGAGAGAGAATCCTGCAAAGCTAAAAAGGAATACTACGATATTGGATGTAGAAATCTCATCATAAATGTCTTCAAAGACACATTGAATACTTTATTTGTTGTATCTATGTTCGCGATTCTGCTAGAG ATAATCCTCATTATAATAGGAGCAATTTTAGCACGAAAAGATAAAGACAAGCTCACGAACCGAAATGACGTTTCTCCGATTGATGAAGTGATAACTACAGACAAGAAAGGAAAAGGCAAACCGTAG
- the LOC106718446 gene encoding uncharacterized protein LOC106718446 isoform X2 — MSIVNLYFKFFIVSSVQETVLVCSTGGANAALTVLPPVAAHWEDMGKSSKAQAKEPEAVMSDVSAQRSGHGGHGGLGGHGEGLGKLYAPQFQRLKKSACCAICFRILFLAVGLLTVLQSIAVIVVSVTSALAIKIYSDDLSGRLVAIVVMLATATITISFVIYGSIGAVRKHRRPVQLAISVLVVIAVIQAVILSVSLNVTPEDEVKLGRFLSDSFKLARDDNPRHVKIWARTQHDLNCCGVYSAEDYRAPNFPSYFAANVPISCCPSYDPDRSELVQERERESCKAKKEYYDIGCRNLIINVFKDTLNTLFVVSMFAILLEIILIIIGAILARKDKDKLTNRNDVSPIDEVITTDKKGKGKP; from the exons ATGtcaatagttaatttatattttaaatttttcattgtcAGTAGTGTACAGGAAACTGTGTTAGTTTGTTCTACGG GTGGAGCGAATGCTGCGCTCACAGTACTCCCGCCCGTCGCCGCGCATTGGGAAGACATGGGAAAGTCAAGCAAGGCTCAag CAAAAGAGCCAGAAGCAGTGATGAGCGACGTGTCGGCCCAACGCAGCGGCCATGGCGGTCATGGAGGGCTCGGCGGTCACGGCGAGGGTCTGGGCAAGCTGTACGCGCCGCAGTTCCAGAGGCTGAAGAAAAGCGCTTGCTGCGCTATTTGTTTTAGGATATTGTTCCTCGCTGTTGGGCTTCTTACTGTg CTACAATCAATAGCGGTGATAGTTGTGTCGGTGACGTCAGCACTGGCCATCAAGATCTACAGTGACGACCTATCGGGACGGCTGGTGGCCATCGTGGTAATGCTCGCCACCGCGACGATAACCATCTCCTTTGTCATCTATGGTTCAATCGGCGCCGTCAGGAAGCATAGGCGACCAGTGCAGTTg GCAATCTCTGTGCTGGTCGTGATAGCAGTGATCCAAGCAGTGATACTGAGCGTATCTTTGAACGTGACGCCTGAGGATGAAGTCAAACTGGGCCGCTTCCTCTCAGATTCATTCAAGCTGGCGCGTGATGACAATCCCAGACACGTGAAGATCTGGGCACGGACACAGCATGAT CTCAACTGCTGCGGCGTGTACTCTGCAGAAGATTACCGGGCTCCAAACTTTCCGTCTTACTTCGCAGCGAATGTCCCCATCTCCTGTTGTCCCTCCTATGACCCGGACAGGTCAGAACTCGTGCAGGAAAGAGAGAGAGAATCCTGCAAAGCTAAAAAGGAATACTACGATATTGGATGTAGAAATCTCATCATAAATGTCTTCAAAGACACATTGAATACTTTATTTGTTGTATCTATGTTCGCGATTCTGCTAGAG ATAATCCTCATTATAATAGGAGCAATTTTAGCACGAAAAGATAAAGACAAGCTCACGAACCGAAATGACGTTTCTCCGATTGATGAAGTGATAACTACAGACAAGAAAGGAAAAGGCAAACCGTAG
- the LOC106718446 gene encoding uncharacterized protein LOC106718446 isoform X3 codes for MYYNKNELTSGKHRGGANAALTVLPPVAAHWEDMGKSSKAQAKEPEAVMSDVSAQRSGHGGHGGLGGHGEGLGKLYAPQFQRLKKSACCAICFRILFLAVGLLTVLQSIAVIVVSVTSALAIKIYSDDLSGRLVAIVVMLATATITISFVIYGSIGAVRKHRRPVQLAISVLVVIAVIQAVILSVSLNVTPEDEVKLGRFLSDSFKLARDDNPRHVKIWARTQHDLNCCGVYSAEDYRAPNFPSYFAANVPISCCPSYDPDRSELVQERERESCKAKKEYYDIGCRNLIINVFKDTLNTLFVVSMFAILLEIILIIIGAILARKDKDKLTNRNDVSPIDEVITTDKKGKGKP; via the exons GTGGAGCGAATGCTGCGCTCACAGTACTCCCGCCCGTCGCCGCGCATTGGGAAGACATGGGAAAGTCAAGCAAGGCTCAag CAAAAGAGCCAGAAGCAGTGATGAGCGACGTGTCGGCCCAACGCAGCGGCCATGGCGGTCATGGAGGGCTCGGCGGTCACGGCGAGGGTCTGGGCAAGCTGTACGCGCCGCAGTTCCAGAGGCTGAAGAAAAGCGCTTGCTGCGCTATTTGTTTTAGGATATTGTTCCTCGCTGTTGGGCTTCTTACTGTg CTACAATCAATAGCGGTGATAGTTGTGTCGGTGACGTCAGCACTGGCCATCAAGATCTACAGTGACGACCTATCGGGACGGCTGGTGGCCATCGTGGTAATGCTCGCCACCGCGACGATAACCATCTCCTTTGTCATCTATGGTTCAATCGGCGCCGTCAGGAAGCATAGGCGACCAGTGCAGTTg GCAATCTCTGTGCTGGTCGTGATAGCAGTGATCCAAGCAGTGATACTGAGCGTATCTTTGAACGTGACGCCTGAGGATGAAGTCAAACTGGGCCGCTTCCTCTCAGATTCATTCAAGCTGGCGCGTGATGACAATCCCAGACACGTGAAGATCTGGGCACGGACACAGCATGAT CTCAACTGCTGCGGCGTGTACTCTGCAGAAGATTACCGGGCTCCAAACTTTCCGTCTTACTTCGCAGCGAATGTCCCCATCTCCTGTTGTCCCTCCTATGACCCGGACAGGTCAGAACTCGTGCAGGAAAGAGAGAGAGAATCCTGCAAAGCTAAAAAGGAATACTACGATATTGGATGTAGAAATCTCATCATAAATGTCTTCAAAGACACATTGAATACTTTATTTGTTGTATCTATGTTCGCGATTCTGCTAGAG ATAATCCTCATTATAATAGGAGCAATTTTAGCACGAAAAGATAAAGACAAGCTCACGAACCGAAATGACGTTTCTCCGATTGATGAAGTGATAACTACAGACAAGAAAGGAAAAGGCAAACCGTAG
- the LOC106718446 gene encoding uncharacterized protein LOC106718446 isoform X4, with product MGKSSKAQAKEPEAVMSDVSAQRSGHGGHGGLGGHGEGLGKLYAPQFQRLKKSACCAICFRILFLAVGLLTVLQSIAVIVVSVTSALAIKIYSDDLSGRLVAIVVMLATATITISFVIYGSIGAVRKHRRPVQLAISVLVVIAVIQAVILSVSLNVTPEDEVKLGRFLSDSFKLARDDNPRHVKIWARTQHDLNCCGVYSAEDYRAPNFPSYFAANVPISCCPSYDPDRSELVQERERESCKAKKEYYDIGCRNLIINVFKDTLNTLFVVSMFAILLEIILIIIGAILARKDKDKLTNRNDVSPIDEVITTDKKGKGKP from the exons ATGGGAAAGTCAAGCAAGGCTCAag CAAAAGAGCCAGAAGCAGTGATGAGCGACGTGTCGGCCCAACGCAGCGGCCATGGCGGTCATGGAGGGCTCGGCGGTCACGGCGAGGGTCTGGGCAAGCTGTACGCGCCGCAGTTCCAGAGGCTGAAGAAAAGCGCTTGCTGCGCTATTTGTTTTAGGATATTGTTCCTCGCTGTTGGGCTTCTTACTGTg CTACAATCAATAGCGGTGATAGTTGTGTCGGTGACGTCAGCACTGGCCATCAAGATCTACAGTGACGACCTATCGGGACGGCTGGTGGCCATCGTGGTAATGCTCGCCACCGCGACGATAACCATCTCCTTTGTCATCTATGGTTCAATCGGCGCCGTCAGGAAGCATAGGCGACCAGTGCAGTTg GCAATCTCTGTGCTGGTCGTGATAGCAGTGATCCAAGCAGTGATACTGAGCGTATCTTTGAACGTGACGCCTGAGGATGAAGTCAAACTGGGCCGCTTCCTCTCAGATTCATTCAAGCTGGCGCGTGATGACAATCCCAGACACGTGAAGATCTGGGCACGGACACAGCATGAT CTCAACTGCTGCGGCGTGTACTCTGCAGAAGATTACCGGGCTCCAAACTTTCCGTCTTACTTCGCAGCGAATGTCCCCATCTCCTGTTGTCCCTCCTATGACCCGGACAGGTCAGAACTCGTGCAGGAAAGAGAGAGAGAATCCTGCAAAGCTAAAAAGGAATACTACGATATTGGATGTAGAAATCTCATCATAAATGTCTTCAAAGACACATTGAATACTTTATTTGTTGTATCTATGTTCGCGATTCTGCTAGAG ATAATCCTCATTATAATAGGAGCAATTTTAGCACGAAAAGATAAAGACAAGCTCACGAACCGAAATGACGTTTCTCCGATTGATGAAGTGATAACTACAGACAAGAAAGGAAAAGGCAAACCGTAG
- the LOC106718400 gene encoding integumentary mucin C.1-like has protein sequence MNKKILCFWNIIYILCFINSTTSVPPLYCHQQINTSDCGGAPTPVFSYYKPGSRCEIEIWRGCATFNKFDDEYQCVHTCIFSFLKSSEESSLELLMHNESNCDKDLNTTKCTDEIIPVYTYKRKKKKCVQANWKGCHTDNKFPDEKSCIAQCIPNANKTNFIEKLSHLVPKDANNINTVLNKILKHDIEELTLTTEFFPEETTVDTSLTDLAKSDDIDDSLKENITTVEGTTTDIFDENTTETTTLTTTLSTTGLITSVETSTTLTIPTTTTAATTTEAPTTQITTETPTTTTTSVATTTPTTTTTTTAAPTTTTTSIATTTPTTTPTTTRVPTTTTTSPPTIALTSSPTTTPSTTPTTTTPTTTTIPPSGTVEEVVVPSVDDYDDD, from the exons ATGAATAAAAAGATTCTGTGCTTCTggaatattatatacattttatgttttattaatagtacAACGTCAG taCCACCATTGTATTGTCACCAACAAATCAACACGAGCGATTGCGGCGGCGCACCGACTCCAGTCTTTTCATACTACAAGCCCGGCTCCAGATGTGAAATAGAAATCTGGAGAGGATGTGccacatttaataaattcgaTGATGAATACCAATGTGTTCACACttgtatattttcatttttaaaatcatccGAAGAATCATCATTGGAATTACTAATGCACAATGAAA GCAACTGCGACAAAGACCTTAATACCACAAAATGTACGGATGAAATTATTCCCgtttatacatacaaaagGAAAAAGAAGAAATGCGTACAAGCAAATTGGAAAGGTTGTCATACAGACAATAAATTTCCGGACGAAAAGAGTTGCATAGCCCAATGTATACCTAATGCAAACAAAACTAATTTCATAGAAAAACTAAGCCATTTAGTGCCCAAAGACGcaaataatatcaatacaGTACTAAACAAGATTTTAAAACACGATATCGAAGAATTGACGTTAACAACAGAATTTTTTCCAGAAGAAACAACTGTTGATACAAGTTTAACTGATTTGGCAAAATCTGATGACATAGACGattcattaaaagaaaatataacaacagTTGAAGGCACAACAACGGATATATTCGATGAAAATACCACCGAAACGACAACCCTAACAACTACTTTATCAACAACGGGGTTAATAACATCAGTAGAAACGTCAACCACTTTAACAATACCAACAACAACCACAGCAGCAACTACAACTGAAGCACCAACAACTCAAATAACTACAGAAACGCCGACTACAACAACTACTTCAGTAGCAACTACAACACCAactacaacaacaacaacgaCTGCAGCGCCAACTACAACAACTACTTCAATAGCAACTACAACACCAACTACAACGCCAACAACGACTAGAGTGCCAACTACAACAACAACTTCACCACCAACTATAGCACTAACTTCATCACCAACTACAACACCAAGTACAACGCCAACAACGACAACTCCGACGACGACCACTATACCGCCATCAGGCACTGTCGAGGAAGTTGTTGTGCCTAGTGTTGATGATTATGATGACGATTAA
- the LOC123723612 gene encoding uncharacterized protein LOC123723612 — protein MLEKFWEDENVEIKTNTPYTLEELRAEKIYENTTTREPNGRYVVALPFKHDEPNLPTHTYERALDRFKRLEKKLSQDEKLSHEYNKVMREYLTLNHMEPVKERTRNERAIYLPHHAVLREDKITTKVRVVFDASSKGSNNISLNDELLIGPRLQEELRSILMRWRMHKICFTADIIKMYRQIRLRKEDTDYHRILWRFSDEEEIQDYRLLTVTFGTACAPYLAIKTLKQVAIDEDKDESLQEAQRAILNDFFVDDILSGSYDVETAIDIQSKVTKILQAGGFELQKWNSNSKQFMEEIENSKRASKNEIEPNIKDTIKTLGINWNTLTDKLQITNTVHNSKISLEPTITKRKTLQQQHMPQWFTLELCNPMMKSRFR, from the exons ATGTTAGAGAAATTTTGGGAAGACGAGAATGTGGAGATTAAAACTAACACACCTTATACATTAGAAGAGTTACGAGCTGAGAAAATTTACGAGAATACTACAACACGAGAACCTAATGGAAGATACGTCGTCGCACTTCCGTTTAAGCACGAcgaacctaacctacctacacATACATATGAGAGAGCACTAGACAGATTCAAGAGATTAGAGAAAAAACTATCACAAGATGAGAAACTGAGTCACGAGTATAATAAAGTCATGAGAGAGTATCTTACTTTAAATCACATGGAGCCGGTAAAAGAGAGAACGAGAAACGAGAGAGCCATATACCTACCGCACCATGCAGTATTGAGAGAAGATAAAATTACGACAAAAGTTAGAGTTGTGTTTGATGCTTCGAGCAAAGGAAGCAACAATATTTCACTTAATGATGAGTTATTAATTGGTCCACGATTACAAGAAGAATTACGTAGTATTTTGATGAGATGGAGAATGCATAAGATTTGTTTTACAGCGGACATAATCAAAATGTACCGACAAATAAGACTGAGAAAGGAAGATACAGATTATCACAGAATATTATGGCGTTTTAGTGATGAAGAAGAAATACAAGATTATAGATTGCTAACAGTCACATTTGGCACAGCATGTGCGCCATACCTTgcaataaaaacacttaaacaAGTAGCGATAGACGAAGATAAGGATGAGTCATTACAAGAGGCACAGAGAGCTATTCTAAACGATTTTTTCGTTGATGACATTTTATCAGGAAGTTACGATGTAGAAACTGCAATCGACATTCAaagtaaagtaacaaaaatactaCAAGCAGGAGGTTTTGAGCTACAAAAATGGAATTCTAatagtaaacaatttatgGAAGAGATCGAGAATAGTAAAAGAGCATCAAAAAATGAGATAGAGCCAAACATAAAAGATACAATAAAAACGTTAGGTATTAACTGGAATACACTAACTGACaagttacaaataacaaatacagtCCACAATTCGAAAATATCACTTGAACCAACTATAACTAAGAGAAAG ACGCTTCAGCAGCAGCATATGCCGCAGTGGTTTACGCTAGAGTTGTGCAATCCAATGATGAAGTCAAGGTTTCGTTga